Proteins encoded together in one Riemerella anatipestifer window:
- a CDS encoding porin, with the protein MFFSFHNAQRVKKWYFYGDFDFGGGKFHQRNLFVRYFLKNDEQSSKSIKFGYYAEPFSMNLNTSEYAMKFMNRPSSVNALGNFRALGITYKYFNNRFFSDQGLFTEDVLEQKKPAGNQSWNLTGRYVYLPISNSDMTLHLGGSLRYRQINGGELINEGKTLKTNLSIASPLELGIDHNNSFVNADVPWAKNLYKAGFEALLKTPKFFIRGEYVIQKVKKQRPDKELFEAQLGGIWSWTTLESWQKANPLGDSHFDGGYVEVGYLLNNKSKYKYNKEFALISGNYDEGTLEAVARYNYTNLNDIAPGDVFLKGKDKFYPNGNITDYPNESLTIAGGRVHSATVGLNYTFNRHAILSAGYTYSHLDNPYFPNDKNFHSVQARMMFSF; encoded by the coding sequence TTGTTTTTTTCATTTCATAATGCACAACGGGTTAAAAAATGGTATTTCTACGGAGACTTCGATTTTGGTGGTGGTAAATTTCATCAAAGAAACTTATTCGTAAGATATTTCTTAAAAAATGACGAACAAAGCTCTAAGAGTATTAAGTTTGGTTACTATGCAGAGCCTTTCTCTATGAACTTAAACACTAGTGAATACGCTATGAAGTTCATGAATCGTCCTTCATCTGTAAATGCATTAGGAAACTTCAGAGCTCTTGGTATTACTTATAAATACTTCAACAATAGATTCTTCTCTGACCAAGGTTTATTTACAGAAGATGTATTAGAACAAAAGAAACCTGCAGGAAACCAAAGCTGGAATCTTACAGGTAGATATGTGTACTTACCTATTAGCAACTCTGATATGACCCTTCACTTGGGAGGTTCTCTTAGATACAGACAAATCAACGGAGGAGAACTTATCAATGAAGGTAAAACTCTAAAAACTAATCTTAGTATTGCTTCTCCACTAGAGCTTGGTATAGACCACAACAATAGTTTTGTAAACGCTGATGTTCCATGGGCTAAAAACCTATACAAAGCAGGATTCGAAGCTTTATTAAAAACACCAAAATTCTTTATTAGAGGTGAATATGTTATCCAAAAAGTGAAAAAACAAAGACCTGATAAAGAGTTATTTGAAGCTCAACTTGGAGGTATTTGGAGTTGGACTACTTTAGAAAGCTGGCAAAAAGCAAATCCTCTAGGAGACTCTCACTTTGATGGAGGATATGTAGAAGTAGGATATCTACTAAATAATAAATCTAAATACAAGTACAATAAAGAGTTTGCCCTTATCAGCGGTAACTATGATGAAGGTACTCTAGAAGCCGTTGCAAGGTATAACTATACCAACTTAAATGATATAGCACCTGGAGATGTATTCTTAAAGGGTAAAGATAAATTCTATCCTAATGGTAATATAACAGACTATCCTAATGAATCTTTAACTATTGCTGGAGGTAGAGTTCACTCTGCTACTGTAGGATTAAACTATACTTTCAACAGACACGCAATTCTTTCTGCGGGATATACTTATAGCCATTTAGACAATCCTTATTTCCCTAATGATAAGAATTTCCACTCTGTACAAGCTAGAATGATGTTCTCATTCTAA
- a CDS encoding GLUG motif-containing protein — protein MKRNLLKTAIAFCVVGAGLGSLYGQEGYKAPLAESVSPVTMADDAELDNMVFPTSEWQTFADVSWYSDAVNEFTLTTEAQLADLSKLVKEGNSFSGKTISLGNDLDLGEHLWTAIGYTYRTPFFGNFDGKHHTIKNLKVYRGDNGDFLGLFGYYASGNLKDLTIDGGMVRGKDTAGVLVGNFTSGATMSNCHIKNGKLLGVYDPNYTTSAFNVGLLCGSVTSSSVVDYCSAEGVIKGFQQVGGLVGSPWNKAVIKNSYFKGKVIGAYFVGGLVGFSTFAFSPNSEVLIEDCYAMAEVMGAEHVGGFYGGLQVGKIKNSYSVSTVDGASGTVGGFVGSIGGGGILENAHFNKTVAPMSGYGDAPAPGVGLMGHTTEAMKVQSFLDLLNNNRTPEKWKFESGVNEGYPVIYDAATMGVSEIKKPDQVSIYPTVAKDKLYLSDKAQTYTYQVLDVTGRVLKSGKTNASVEVGDLNRGVYLLKLENGQGYTVHKFMKD, from the coding sequence ATGAAAAGAAATCTATTAAAAACAGCAATTGCATTTTGTGTGGTAGGGGCTGGCTTGGGTTCTCTCTATGGACAAGAGGGCTATAAAGCTCCATTAGCCGAGAGTGTGAGTCCTGTTACGATGGCGGATGATGCCGAGTTGGATAATATGGTGTTTCCGACTTCGGAATGGCAGACTTTTGCCGATGTGTCTTGGTATTCAGATGCGGTGAACGAGTTTACCTTAACCACCGAGGCGCAACTCGCTGATCTGTCCAAATTGGTGAAGGAAGGCAACAGTTTTTCGGGAAAAACCATTAGTCTTGGGAACGATTTGGACTTGGGCGAACACCTTTGGACAGCGATTGGCTACACTTACAGAACGCCGTTTTTTGGTAATTTTGACGGGAAGCATCACACCATTAAAAATCTAAAAGTGTACCGAGGGGATAATGGGGATTTCCTGGGATTGTTCGGCTACTATGCTTCGGGGAATTTAAAAGACTTGACGATTGACGGAGGTATGGTCAGAGGGAAGGACACGGCGGGAGTGCTGGTAGGGAATTTCACCTCGGGGGCTACAATGAGCAACTGCCATATCAAGAACGGAAAACTGTTGGGCGTTTACGACCCTAATTATACCACGAGTGCCTTTAATGTGGGGCTATTGTGCGGTTCGGTAACTTCTTCCAGCGTGGTGGATTATTGTTCGGCAGAAGGCGTGATTAAAGGCTTCCAGCAGGTGGGAGGCTTGGTAGGCTCGCCTTGGAACAAAGCCGTGATAAAAAACTCTTATTTCAAAGGAAAAGTGATAGGTGCTTATTTCGTGGGCGGTTTAGTAGGGTTCAGTACCTTTGCCTTCAGTCCTAATTCCGAGGTTTTAATAGAGGATTGCTATGCGATGGCGGAAGTGATGGGGGCTGAACACGTGGGCGGTTTTTACGGCGGTTTGCAGGTAGGGAAAATTAAAAATTCGTATTCTGTGAGTACCGTTGATGGCGCTTCGGGAACGGTAGGGGGATTTGTGGGAAGTATCGGAGGCGGAGGCATTCTTGAAAATGCTCATTTTAACAAGACCGTGGCTCCGATGTCGGGGTATGGCGATGCTCCAGCTCCGGGAGTGGGCCTTATGGGGCATACCACCGAAGCGATGAAAGTGCAGTCGTTCTTAGATTTACTGAATAATAACCGAACACCTGAAAAATGGAAATTCGAGAGCGGTGTAAATGAGGGGTATCCCGTGATTTACGATGCGGCAACGATGGGCGTTTCCGAAATTAAGAAACCCGACCAAGTTTCCATCTATCCAACGGTGGCGAAGGATAAGCTGTACCTGTCGGATAAGGCTCAAACCTACACTTACCAAGTGCTTGATGTTACGGGGAGAGTGCTAAAAAGTGGCAAAACCAACGCTTCCGTAGAGGTGGGCGACTTGAACCGAGGCGTGTACTTGCTGAAACTGGAAAACGGACAAGGCTACACGGTGCATAAGTTTATGAAAGATTAG
- a CDS encoding IS982-like element ISRa1 family transposase, with protein MNNIEQIYERILEVLGLFSENQLISYQRRTPKMSDLEVISLNITAEYLSIDSELQLFRKLPNSLINKIERSVYNKRKRRLSLQTEQIRQRISMEFNEFEDIFIVDSMPMKVCENARSTRSKICKEQSYSSPTYGYCASQKLYFYGYKLHAVCSLNGVIKNFDISPASVHDIHYLKDIGEQMRNCTLIGDRGYLSAKVQIDLFNYANIKLDTPMRSNQKDYIPQFSLYKKKRKRIETFFSQLCDQFMIKRNNAKTFEGFKTRIISKITAATVIQYINKFIFQRKLNHLKISII; from the coding sequence ATGAACAACATAGAGCAAATATATGAAAGAATTTTGGAAGTTTTAGGACTTTTTTCAGAAAATCAACTGATTAGTTATCAGAGAAGAACACCTAAAATGAGCGATTTAGAAGTCATAAGTCTTAATATTACTGCTGAATACTTGAGTATTGATAGCGAATTACAGTTATTTAGAAAATTGCCAAACTCTCTGATAAACAAAATTGAAAGAAGTGTTTACAATAAGCGAAAACGAAGACTATCCCTACAAACAGAGCAAATTAGACAGCGTATTTCGATGGAGTTCAATGAGTTTGAAGATATTTTTATCGTTGATAGCATGCCAATGAAAGTTTGTGAAAACGCTCGTTCTACTCGTTCAAAAATTTGTAAAGAGCAATCCTATTCTTCACCAACATATGGTTATTGTGCTTCACAGAAATTATATTTCTATGGCTATAAACTACACGCAGTATGTTCTTTAAATGGTGTGATTAAGAATTTTGATATAAGCCCTGCATCCGTTCACGACATCCACTATTTAAAAGATATTGGTGAGCAAATGCGAAACTGTACTTTAATTGGAGATAGAGGCTATTTATCAGCAAAAGTTCAAATAGATTTATTTAACTATGCTAATATTAAATTAGATACACCAATGAGAAGTAATCAGAAAGATTATATTCCTCAATTTTCATTGTACAAGAAAAAGCGAAAACGAATTGAGACATTTTTCTCTCAACTTTGCGACCAATTTATGATTAAAAGAAACAATGCTAAAACTTTTGAAGGCTTTAAAACAAGGATAATCAGTAAAATAACCGCCGCAACGGTTATTCAATATATCAATAAATTTATCTTCCAAAGAAAATTAAATCATCTAAAAATCAGTATTATTTAA
- a CDS encoding Dps family protein, whose protein sequence is MKNSKIIGLKESDCQNITEKLNILLANYSIFYQNTRGAHWNIKGADFFTLHPKFEELYDSLVLKIDEIAERILTLGATPNHNYSDYLKVSSIKESKEVTDGNKCVEQILEAFKIVIDLQREILEIAGEAGDEGTNSQMSDYIKEQEKEVWMYNTFLGK, encoded by the coding sequence ATGAAAAATTCTAAAATTATAGGGTTAAAAGAATCCGATTGCCAAAACATTACTGAAAAACTAAATATACTTTTAGCCAATTATTCTATTTTTTATCAAAATACAAGAGGTGCTCATTGGAATATCAAAGGGGCTGACTTCTTTACACTTCACCCTAAATTTGAAGAGCTTTACGACTCTTTAGTTCTTAAAATAGATGAAATTGCAGAGAGAATTTTAACACTAGGTGCTACACCTAACCACAATTACTCAGATTATTTAAAGGTTTCTTCCATCAAAGAAAGTAAAGAAGTAACCGACGGAAACAAATGTGTAGAACAAATTCTAGAAGCTTTTAAAATAGTGATTGACCTACAAAGAGAAATCTTAGAAATTGCTGGTGAAGCTGGTGATGAGGGTACTAACTCTCAAATGAGCGATTATATTAAGGAGCAAGAAAAAGAGGTTTGGATGTATAATACTTTCTTAGGTAAATAA
- the fusA gene encoding elongation factor G → MGRDLKYTRNIGIAAHIDAGKTTTTERILFYTGKTHKIGEVHDGASTMDWMEQEAERGITITSAATTCNWVFPRHEGKPTADAKDYHFNIIDTPGHVDFTVEVNRSLRVLDGLVFLFSAVDGVEPQSETNWRLADNYKVARMGFVNKMDRQGADFLNVVNQVKEMLGSNAVPIVLPIGAEEDFKGVVDLIKNRAIIWHEETQGATFDVVPIPDDMKDDVLAYRQNLVEAVAEYDESLLEKFFEDPDSITEEEINDALRKATIDLSIIPMTCGSSFKNKGVQFMLDAVCRYLPSPLDKDDINGTDPNTDAEISRKPDVNEPFSALAFKIATDPFVGRLAFFRAYSGRLDAGSYVLNTRSGNKERISRIYQMHANKQNPVEYIEAGDIGAAVGFKDIKTGDTLSDEKNPIVLESMIFPDPVIGIAVEPKTKADQDKLGNALAKLAEEDPTFQVKTDEASGQTIISGMGELHLDIIVDRLKREFKVEVNQGQPQVEYKEALTATANHREVYKKQSGGRGKFADIVFEIGPADEGKTGLEFINEIKGGNIPKEFIPSVEKGFKEAMKNGPLAGFEVEAMKITLKDGSFHAVDSDQLSFELAAKLGFKAAGKAAKAVIMEPIMKLEVVTPEEYMGDIVGDLNRRRGTINGMDDRNNAKVIKAFVPLSEMFGYVTSLRTLSSGRATSSMEFEKYEPAPQNVADEVIEKAKG, encoded by the coding sequence ATGGGAAGAGATCTTAAATACACTAGAAATATTGGTATTGCAGCTCACATTGATGCTGGTAAAACCACTACTACTGAAAGAATTCTATTCTATACAGGTAAAACCCATAAGATAGGTGAGGTACACGATGGTGCTTCTACTATGGACTGGATGGAGCAAGAAGCTGAAAGAGGGATTACAATTACTTCTGCGGCTACAACTTGTAATTGGGTATTTCCTAGACATGAAGGAAAGCCTACAGCAGACGCTAAAGATTATCACTTCAACATCATTGATACACCAGGACACGTGGACTTTACCGTAGAGGTAAACCGTTCTCTTAGAGTATTAGATGGTTTAGTATTCTTATTCTCTGCAGTAGACGGGGTAGAGCCTCAGTCTGAAACAAACTGGAGACTAGCAGATAACTACAAAGTAGCTAGAATGGGGTTTGTAAACAAAATGGATAGACAAGGTGCTGACTTCCTTAATGTGGTGAACCAAGTTAAGGAAATGTTAGGTTCTAACGCAGTTCCTATCGTACTTCCTATTGGTGCAGAAGAAGACTTCAAAGGAGTGGTAGACCTTATTAAGAATAGAGCTATCATTTGGCATGAGGAAACTCAAGGAGCTACTTTTGATGTAGTGCCTATTCCTGATGATATGAAAGATGATGTATTAGCTTACAGACAAAACTTGGTGGAAGCTGTTGCTGAATATGATGAGTCTTTATTAGAGAAGTTCTTTGAAGATCCAGATTCTATTACAGAAGAAGAAATCAACGATGCGCTTAGAAAAGCAACTATTGATTTATCTATTATCCCAATGACTTGTGGTTCATCATTCAAGAACAAAGGGGTGCAGTTTATGCTAGATGCGGTTTGTAGATACCTACCTTCGCCACTAGATAAAGATGATATCAACGGTACAGATCCTAATACAGATGCTGAAATCAGCAGAAAACCAGATGTAAACGAGCCTTTCTCTGCATTAGCATTTAAAATTGCTACAGACCCATTCGTGGGAAGATTAGCATTCTTTAGAGCTTATTCAGGAAGACTAGATGCTGGTTCTTATGTACTTAATACAAGATCTGGAAACAAAGAAAGAATTTCTAGAATTTACCAAATGCACGCTAATAAACAAAATCCTGTAGAGTATATCGAAGCGGGAGATATTGGTGCAGCGGTAGGTTTCAAAGATATTAAAACTGGGGATACACTTTCTGATGAGAAGAACCCTATCGTTTTAGAATCTATGATTTTCCCAGATCCAGTAATCGGTATTGCAGTAGAACCTAAAACTAAAGCAGACCAAGATAAATTGGGTAATGCTCTTGCTAAATTAGCAGAAGAAGACCCAACTTTCCAAGTGAAAACTGACGAAGCTTCTGGACAAACTATTATCTCTGGTATGGGTGAGCTTCACTTAGATATCATTGTAGACCGTTTGAAGAGAGAATTCAAAGTAGAAGTTAACCAAGGTCAGCCGCAAGTAGAGTACAAAGAAGCTCTTACTGCTACTGCTAACCATAGAGAAGTTTATAAGAAACAATCTGGTGGTAGAGGTAAGTTTGCGGATATCGTATTCGAAATCGGTCCAGCTGATGAAGGTAAGACAGGTCTTGAATTCATTAACGAAATTAAAGGTGGTAATATTCCTAAAGAATTTATCCCTTCTGTAGAAAAAGGATTCAAGGAAGCTATGAAGAATGGTCCTTTAGCAGGATTCGAAGTTGAAGCAATGAAGATTACCCTTAAAGATGGATCTTTCCACGCGGTAGACTCTGACCAACTTTCTTTCGAATTAGCAGCTAAGTTAGGTTTCAAAGCGGCTGGTAAAGCAGCGAAGGCTGTAATTATGGAGCCTATTATGAAGCTTGAAGTAGTTACTCCGGAAGAATATATGGGGGATATCGTAGGGGACCTTAACAGAAGAAGAGGTACTATTAACGGTATGGACGATAGAAACAACGCTAAGGTTATCAAGGCATTTGTTCCTCTTTCTGAAATGTTCGGGTATGTAACATCTCTTAGAACGCTTTCTTCGGGTAGAGCAACATCTTCTATGGAGTTTGAAAAGTACGAACCAGCTCCTCAGAACGTGGCTGACGAAGTAATAGAAAAAGCAAAAGGTTAA
- the rpsJ gene encoding 30S ribosomal protein S10, protein MSQRIRIKLKSYDYNLVDKSAEKIVKTVKSTGAVVNGPIPLPTHKRIFTVLRSPHVNKKAREQFQLSAHKRLMDIYSSSSKTVDALMKLELPSGVDVEIKV, encoded by the coding sequence ATGTCACAAAGAATCAGAATAAAACTAAAATCTTACGATTACAATTTGGTAGATAAGTCTGCTGAGAAAATCGTAAAAACAGTAAAATCTACTGGTGCTGTAGTGAATGGTCCTATACCATTGCCTACTCACAAAAGAATCTTTACGGTTCTTAGATCTCCGCACGTTAATAAGAAGGCGAGAGAGCAGTTCCAACTTTCAGCTCACAAGAGATTGATGGATATCTACTCTTCTTCTTCTAAAACGGTAGATGCTTTAATGAAGTTAGAGCTTCCTAGCGGTGTAGATGTAGAAATCAAAGTTTGA
- a CDS encoding glycerophosphodiester phosphodiesterase family protein, translating to MLKNVFRASMAACVFTMLACNSDREVSNPDIDVSKVEVKQLSPEMIKVRDYVPENAVIAHRGSTFWTPEEKEAAFRWGREIGADYLEADLQVSKDGVVLALHDDNLKRTTNIEIVYGEHLPSTRKQYYLDLGYSSDEADKMVEVDRKNFYPNLPSSYTYEELLKLDAGTWFNETNPEQARAGFTTQRQYISSLEDMIMYSRGYKLKRNADGTRAETTKKLTDKTMSHPLSGVKEKIVKYTTQYVKDEQDTGHRPGIYVEFKEPWLNPSEFEKMVYDELDLYGMNIITKPEAENTPFYVNGKVNVGNTNGKVILQTFSLQSLKRIKDFYQGKVPMCFLLWKGNGATDMSDDSPEGYASFINLGVENLAHFAGPSISGAPNNYPEMLKPWQADLIRRSNMKIHPYSFDTKDQMKKYFGDYNYGNSIGNLSAPPYCDAMFTNRAEETLHYYIEKNARDKNAAQSVENSSDLLKRLGY from the coding sequence ATGTTAAAAAATGTATTTAGAGCTAGCATGGCTGCGTGTGTTTTCACCATGCTTGCGTGTAATTCAGATCGGGAAGTAAGTAATCCTGATATTGATGTAAGTAAAGTAGAGGTAAAACAACTCTCTCCTGAAATGATAAAAGTGAGAGATTATGTTCCTGAAAATGCTGTTATTGCACACCGTGGTTCTACATTTTGGACACCTGAAGAAAAAGAAGCTGCTTTTAGATGGGGTAGAGAAATTGGAGCAGATTATCTAGAGGCAGATTTGCAGGTATCAAAAGATGGAGTTGTTTTAGCATTACATGATGACAACCTAAAACGAACTACCAACATTGAAATAGTGTATGGAGAACATCTCCCTTCTACTAGAAAGCAATATTATTTAGATTTAGGGTATTCATCTGATGAAGCGGACAAAATGGTGGAAGTAGACAGAAAAAATTTCTACCCTAACCTTCCAAGTTCTTACACATACGAAGAATTGTTAAAATTAGACGCTGGAACATGGTTTAATGAAACCAATCCTGAACAAGCAAGAGCTGGATTTACCACTCAGCGCCAATATATATCTTCTTTAGAGGACATGATTATGTATTCTAGAGGATATAAATTAAAAAGAAATGCAGATGGTACGAGAGCTGAAACAACTAAAAAGCTGACTGACAAAACAATGTCACACCCACTTTCTGGTGTTAAAGAAAAAATCGTAAAATATACTACTCAGTATGTAAAAGACGAACAAGACACAGGGCATAGACCTGGTATTTATGTTGAATTTAAAGAACCTTGGTTAAACCCTTCTGAGTTCGAAAAAATGGTTTACGATGAGTTAGACCTTTACGGTATGAATATCATCACTAAGCCTGAAGCTGAAAATACTCCGTTCTATGTTAATGGCAAAGTTAATGTAGGTAATACTAACGGTAAAGTTATCTTACAAACATTCTCATTACAAAGTTTAAAACGAATTAAAGACTTCTATCAAGGTAAGGTACCTATGTGTTTCCTACTTTGGAAAGGAAATGGAGCTACCGATATGTCTGATGACTCTCCAGAAGGATATGCTTCTTTCATCAATCTAGGTGTAGAGAACTTAGCTCACTTCGCTGGACCATCTATCTCTGGAGCACCTAACAACTACCCTGAGATGTTAAAACCTTGGCAAGCAGATCTTATCAGACGCTCTAACATGAAAATTCACCCATATTCATTTGATACTAAAGACCAAATGAAAAAATACTTCGGTGATTATAATTATGGTAATAGTATAGGTAATCTTTCTGCTCCACCTTATTGTGACGCTATGTTTACCAATAGAGCTGAAGAAACATTACACTACTACATAGAAAAAAATGCTAGAGATAAAAACGCAGCTCAATCTGTAGAAAACTCTTCAGACCTACTTAAAAGGCTAGGGTACTAA
- the rpsL gene encoding 30S ribosomal protein S12 has protein sequence MPTIQQLVRKGRATLAKKSKSAALDSCPQKRGVCTRVYTTTPKKPNSALRKVARVRLSNGKEVNAYIPGEGHNLQEHSIVLVRGGRVKDLPGVRYHIVRGALDTAGVNGRLQRRSKYGAKRPKDAKK, from the coding sequence ATGCCTACTATTCAACAATTAGTAAGAAAAGGAAGAGCCACACTTGCCAAGAAGAGCAAATCGGCTGCTTTGGATTCTTGTCCACAAAAGAGAGGTGTATGTACAAGAGTATATACAACTACACCTAAGAAACCTAACTCTGCGCTTAGAAAAGTAGCAAGGGTAAGACTTTCTAACGGTAAAGAAGTAAACGCTTATATCCCGGGCGAAGGACACAATCTCCAAGAGCACTCGATAGTATTGGTAAGAGGCGGAAGGGTGAAAGACCTACCGGGAGTTCGTTATCACATTGTTCGTGGTGCTTTAGATACCGCTGGAGTTAACGGAAGGCTTCAGAGAAGATCTAAGTACGGTGCTAAGCGTCCTAAAGATGCTAAAAAGTAA
- a CDS encoding DeoR/GlpR family DNA-binding transcription regulator yields MSTAKRHQYILDKIKKEGHILVSDISKELSVSEVTIRKDLRGLEDKGLLFRNHGGASWENPYVSDKPLSHKQQINTLEKSKIAKKAVSFIEENDVIILGSGTTVLSMVENLPMDKKLTVITSSLIVSSLLCKYENITVIQLGGDVRRSSQSTVGPISQHQLRLLSANKLFIGVDGLDVDFGVSTSNTGEAYLNQQMIECSRKVYILSDHSKFGKRGLGKVCDLKEIDFLITDQKLNGDILKKLDEYGVQVVVSD; encoded by the coding sequence ATGAGCACAGCTAAAAGGCATCAGTACATTTTAGATAAAATAAAAAAAGAGGGACATATTTTAGTTTCGGATATTTCAAAAGAGCTATCAGTTTCGGAAGTTACCATAAGAAAAGATTTACGAGGGCTAGAAGACAAAGGTTTGCTGTTTAGGAATCATGGGGGAGCAAGTTGGGAAAACCCGTATGTATCTGATAAGCCGTTGAGTCATAAACAGCAAATCAATACACTGGAAAAAAGTAAAATTGCAAAAAAAGCAGTTTCCTTTATAGAGGAGAATGATGTGATAATTTTAGGCTCAGGGACAACGGTGCTGAGTATGGTAGAAAATCTACCAATGGATAAAAAACTTACGGTTATCACATCTTCTCTAATAGTGTCATCACTTTTATGTAAATATGAAAATATTACAGTAATACAACTAGGAGGAGATGTAAGACGCTCTTCACAATCAACGGTAGGTCCTATATCACAGCATCAACTTAGGTTGCTTTCTGCAAATAAATTATTTATAGGGGTAGATGGTCTAGATGTAGATTTTGGCGTTTCTACCTCAAATACGGGGGAGGCTTATCTTAACCAGCAAATGATAGAATGTTCCAGAAAAGTATACATATTATCTGACCACTCGAAGTTTGGTAAAAGAGGTCTAGGTAAAGTGTGTGATTTGAAAGAAATAGATTTTCTTATCACAGATCAAAAACTGAATGGTGATATTTTAAAGAAACTTGATGAATACGGTGTTCAAGTTGTTGTTTCTGACTAA
- the rpsG gene encoding 30S ribosomal protein S7, with the protein MRKTKAKKRPLLPDPKFNDQLVTRFVNNLMLDGKKSIAFRIFYDALDIVEAKKGENEKTSLEIWKDALTNVMPHVEVRSRRVGGANFQIPMPIRADRKISMAMKWLIKYAKARNDKSMAQKLAAEIIAAAKEEGAAFKKKTDTHKMAEANKAFSHFRF; encoded by the coding sequence ATGAGAAAAACAAAAGCGAAAAAAAGACCGTTGTTACCAGATCCAAAATTTAATGATCAGTTGGTAACTAGATTTGTGAATAACCTAATGCTAGACGGTAAGAAGTCTATCGCATTCAGAATTTTCTATGATGCACTAGACATCGTAGAAGCTAAAAAAGGAGAAAACGAAAAAACTTCATTAGAAATTTGGAAAGATGCTCTAACTAATGTAATGCCTCACGTAGAAGTGCGTTCAAGAAGAGTTGGTGGTGCTAACTTCCAAATCCCAATGCCTATTAGAGCAGATAGAAAAATCTCTATGGCAATGAAGTGGCTTATTAAGTACGCTAAAGCGAGAAATGATAAGTCTATGGCTCAGAAATTAGCTGCTGAAATTATTGCTGCTGCTAAGGAGGAAGGTGCTGCCTTCAAAAAGAAAACTGATACTCACAAAATGGCTGAGGCTAACAAAGCATTCTCACACTTTAGATTCTAA
- a CDS encoding GLPGLI family protein yields MVNIAYSQVTASGNLNFSPEPFVQKEIDRVRYQVFYELKFLPNADQPSSFREAVTILQIGDNFVKFADANTYKSDSLRNEFQYLKSIRTKEFNQLLALRSKFPYTIYSNPKENVYTLNNRLSHAYTYTASIPKLEWKITSTAKKIGDYLAVKATTRYSGRNYEAWFTQEIPFSYGPYLFQGLLGLILEIRDTANHYAFTMFKIEKLDTVMTKGSGKEVLEVTREKYKKLEWVYHENPGQFIDGTAYDAGGNPINFRKKPRPYNPIELE; encoded by the coding sequence ATGGTTAATATTGCTTACAGTCAAGTTACGGCTTCTGGTAACTTAAATTTTTCGCCGGAACCGTTTGTACAGAAAGAAATTGACCGTGTGCGGTATCAGGTCTTTTATGAACTGAAATTTTTGCCTAATGCAGACCAACCATCGTCTTTTAGGGAAGCCGTAACGATTTTGCAGATAGGGGATAATTTCGTAAAGTTTGCAGATGCTAATACCTATAAATCAGATTCGCTTAGGAATGAGTTTCAGTATCTAAAATCTATAAGAACTAAGGAGTTTAACCAACTTTTGGCACTTAGGTCAAAGTTTCCTTATACGATTTACTCCAATCCGAAAGAGAATGTCTATACGCTTAATAATAGGCTGTCTCATGCTTATACTTATACGGCTTCTATCCCAAAGTTAGAGTGGAAAATAACTTCTACGGCTAAAAAAATAGGCGATTATTTGGCCGTAAAAGCAACCACTCGCTATTCGGGCAGAAATTATGAGGCTTGGTTTACCCAAGAAATTCCGTTTTCTTACGGACCTTATTTGTTTCAAGGTTTGCTGGGTCTGATTTTGGAGATTAGAGATACCGCAAATCATTATGCCTTTACTATGTTTAAAATTGAGAAATTGGATACTGTGATGACCAAAGGAAGCGGGAAAGAGGTGCTTGAGGTTACGCGTGAGAAATACAAAAAGCTGGAGTGGGTGTATCACGAAAATCCTGGACAATTCATTGATGGAACGGCTTATGATGCAGGAGGAAACCCCATCAATTTTAGGAAGAAACCTCGCCCGTACAATCCCATAGAGTTGGAGTAA